A window of the Lepus europaeus isolate LE1 chromosome 5, mLepTim1.pri, whole genome shotgun sequence genome harbors these coding sequences:
- the LOC133761124 gene encoding GTPase IMAP family member 7-like encodes MAGLQNSALRIVLVGKTGSGKSATANTILGGKVFKAGLSAQSLTETCQKASRERKGTELLVVDTPGLFDTKEKLDKTCKEISKCVLLSRPGPHAILLVMPLGRYTQEEQNTVALIKAVFGESAMKHMIILFTRREELEDRSLDDFIANADVNLKSVIQECGGRCYAISNKADKAEKEGQVQELVDMIEKMARGNGTEYFSVDIYKDTVETLKQQAAVLKAMFDDRLKNEIRRIEDDRSLKSEQEKAEKIKDVKLKYNNELKNIMEEVEHNVPEEVFNRIKKILFKSWQR; translated from the coding sequence ATGGCTGGCCTTCAAAATAGTGCTTTGAGGATCGTTCTGGTAGGGAAAACCGGAAGTGGGAAAAGTGCGACAGCAAACACCATCCTTGGGGGCAAAGTCTTCAAGGCTGGACTAAGTGCCCAATCCCTTACCGAGACCTGTCAAAAAGCATCCCGGGAGAGGAAAGGGACAGAACTCCTTGTTGTTGACACCCCGGGGCTCTTTGACACTAAGGAGAAACTGGATAAAACCTGCAAAGAAATCAGCAAGTGCGTCCTCCTCTCCCGCCCAGGGCCTCACGCCATTCTCCTGGTTATGCCGCTGGGCCGCTACACGCAAGAAGAACAGAACACTGTTGCACTGATCAAGGCTGTCTTTGGGGAGTCAGCGATGAAGCACATGATCATCTTGTTTACCCGCAGAGAAGAGCTGGAGGATCGGTCCCTGGATGACTTTATAGCGAATGCAGATGTGAACCTGAAGAGCGTCATCCAGGAGTGCGGGGGCCGCTGCTACGCCATTAGCAACAAGGCAGACAAGGCTGAGAAGGAGGGTCAGGTGCAGGAGCTGGTGGATATGATAGAGAAGATGGCACGGGGAAACGGAACGGAATATTTTTCTGTGGACATATACAAGGACACAGTGGAGACACTGAAACAACAAGCAGCAGTTTTGAAGGCAATGTTTGATGATAGgttaaagaatgaaattagacgtATAGAAGATGATCGTAGTCTTAAATCAGAGCAAGAAAaagctgaaaaaataaaagatgtaaagTTGAAATATAATAACgaacttaaaaatataatggaaGAAGTTGAGCATAATGTACCTGAAGAAGTCTTTAACCGGATTAagaagatactttttaaaagctgGCAGAGGTGA